In Phenylobacterium zucineum HLK1, one DNA window encodes the following:
- a CDS encoding RcnB family protein, with the protein MKKSLLVAVAVLTAAGPIATSAAMAQPRDREVRESRRELREERRELRDERHDARRDGVVTPRERRAIERDRQDVREARRELRFDRRRAETWRDRAEWRAYRGDRQGYWYAPGYGYRPYMRSYAWRRGAYVPRAYRSYYVQDPYYYGLRAPPRGHRWVYADGNFVLMALATGLIAEVVSNGW; encoded by the coding sequence ATGAAGAAGTCTCTCCTAGTCGCCGTGGCGGTGCTGACCGCCGCCGGGCCGATCGCGACCTCCGCGGCCATGGCCCAGCCCCGCGACCGCGAGGTCCGGGAAAGCCGGCGCGAGCTGCGCGAGGAACGCCGCGAGCTGCGCGACGAACGCCACGATGCCCGCCGCGACGGCGTGGTCACGCCTCGCGAGCGCCGCGCCATCGAGCGCGACCGCCAGGACGTGCGCGAGGCCCGCCGCGAGCTGCGCTTCGACCGGCGCCGCGCCGAGACCTGGCGCGATCGGGCCGAATGGCGCGCCTATCGCGGCGACCGCCAGGGGTACTGGTACGCGCCCGGCTACGGCTACCGGCCCTACATGCGCAGCTACGCCTGGCGGCGCGGCGCCTACGTGCCGCGGGCCTACCGCAGCTACTATGTGCAGGACCCCTACTACTACGGCCTGCGCGCCCCGCCCCGCGGCCACCGCTGGGTCTACGCCGACGGCAACTTCGTGCTGATGGCGCTCGCCACCGGGCTGATCGCCGAGGTGGTGTCCAACGGCTGGTGA
- a CDS encoding ArsR/SmtB family transcription factor, translating into MQVADPLSITLQALADPTRRAILARLAQGEATVNELAEPFDISLPAVSRHLKVLEQAGLISRGREAQWRPARLEAGPLKDLDGWLAHYRRFWEGSFDKMDAYLATLTKGNPDGRKS; encoded by the coding sequence ATGCAGGTCGCGGACCCCCTGAGCATCACCCTCCAGGCGCTGGCCGATCCGACGCGACGGGCGATCCTGGCGCGTCTGGCGCAGGGCGAGGCGACGGTGAACGAGCTGGCCGAGCCGTTCGACATCAGCCTGCCGGCGGTGTCGCGCCACCTGAAGGTGCTGGAACAGGCGGGGCTGATCAGCCGGGGGCGCGAGGCCCAGTGGCGCCCGGCGCGGCTGGAGGCCGGACCGCTGAAGGACCTGGACGGCTGGCTCGCCCACTACCGCCGGTTCTGGGAGGGCAGCTTCGACAAGATGGACGCCTACCTGGCGACCCTCACGAAAGGGAACCCCGATGGACGCAAGAGCTGA
- a CDS encoding cold-shock protein — protein MTIGTVKWFNGQKGFGFIQPDDGGNDVFVHISAVERAGMSNLSEGQKVSFELQKDSRSGKMSAEQLQSA, from the coding sequence ATGACGATCGGCACCGTGAAGTGGTTCAACGGCCAAAAGGGCTTCGGTTTCATCCAGCCCGACGACGGCGGCAATGACGTGTTCGTGCACATCTCGGCCGTCGAACGCGCCGGCATGTCGAACCTGTCCGAGGGTCAGAAGGTGAGCTTCGAGCTCCAGAAGGACTCGCGCAGCGGCAAGATGTCGGCCGAGCAGCTGCAGTCCGCCTAG
- a CDS encoding glutathione S-transferase family protein, with the protein MITLYAFKWVPAFAQGLVRDLRVRWALEEAGIPYREKLLGLGDQDKPEYRAIQPWGQVPAIEEDGRVMFESGAIVLYIAERSEALMPRDAEGRAKTLQWVVASLDSLDSYIGPLSDIDLFHAGEAWAVERRPQVVAQIERRLDALAGRLGGRDYLEGRFTAGDLMLATVLRNLRETDLVTAHPVLGPYLARCEARPAFQRALDAQMKPFREHAAEFEAA; encoded by the coding sequence ATGATCACGCTCTACGCCTTCAAGTGGGTCCCGGCGTTCGCCCAGGGGCTGGTGCGCGACCTGCGGGTGCGCTGGGCCCTTGAAGAAGCGGGGATCCCCTATCGCGAGAAGCTGCTGGGCCTGGGCGACCAGGACAAGCCCGAGTACCGGGCCATCCAGCCCTGGGGACAGGTGCCCGCCATCGAGGAGGACGGGCGGGTGATGTTCGAGAGCGGCGCCATCGTGCTGTACATCGCCGAACGCTCGGAGGCGCTGATGCCCCGGGACGCCGAGGGGCGGGCGAAGACCCTGCAGTGGGTGGTCGCCTCGCTGGACAGCCTCGACAGCTACATCGGTCCGCTGTCGGATATCGACCTCTTCCACGCCGGCGAGGCCTGGGCGGTCGAGCGGCGGCCGCAGGTGGTGGCCCAGATCGAGCGGCGGCTTGACGCTCTGGCGGGGCGGCTCGGCGGGCGCGATTATCTGGAGGGACGTTTCACCGCCGGCGACCTGATGCTGGCGACCGTGCTCAGGAACCTGCGGGAGACCGACCTCGTCACCGCCCATCCGGTGCTGGGCCCCTACCTCGCCCGCTGCGAGGCGCGGCCGGCGTTCCAGCGCGCCCTGGACGCGCAGATGAAGCCCTTCCGCGAACACGCCGCCGAGTTCGAGGCGGCCTAG
- a CDS encoding DUF885 domain-containing protein encodes MIRVLACVLALVAFAPAHAQNASAQTAPVRPAADSFKAVLADHWAWHLRNNPVQATTLGVRDYDTQLGDPSLAAMDRQAAEAAAFIRRLDAIPADQLSAADRLNHALLRQDLANEVEKNRHVQRAILFSNRRGWHLNFARLGERVPLFNLADFESYLARLAAYPEYNRRAIETTRSLVKAGATHPCAAMVGFERGIAVHIVDDPARSDLYAPFLKPRPASITEAQWAALSERARGLIATAIVPAYRELHDFYRSEYAPKCRQTFGDAGMPGGREWYAYRVRLMTTTDRTPEEIHQLGLSEVARIRAEMDAVVKRSGFAGDRAAYVEHLRTDPRYYPKTPEELMAVASVLAKRIDGEMPKLFGRLPRLPYTVKEVPAATAPGTTTAYYTRGSLTGAVPGIYWVNTSKLDQRPLFEMPALTVHEAVPGHHQQLSIQGELDLPEFRKHAVNFTVFTEGWGLYSERLGIDMGLYDTPEKDFGRLSYEMWRAARLVVDTGLHAKGWTRDQAVQFMLENTALSRGNIEAEVNRYMVDSGQALAYKHGELKIRELRERAERELGADFDLRAFHDAVLENGEVPLDVLDRHVTAWIAARKR; translated from the coding sequence ATGATCCGAGTTCTCGCCTGCGTCCTGGCGCTCGTCGCCTTCGCGCCCGCTCACGCCCAGAACGCGTCCGCCCAGACGGCGCCCGTCCGGCCGGCCGCCGACAGCTTCAAGGCGGTGCTGGCCGACCACTGGGCCTGGCATCTGCGGAACAATCCGGTGCAGGCCACGACGCTCGGCGTGCGCGACTACGACACGCAGTTGGGCGATCCCTCGCTGGCCGCCATGGACCGGCAGGCCGCCGAGGCCGCGGCCTTCATCCGGCGGCTCGACGCCATCCCCGCCGATCAGCTCTCCGCCGCCGACCGACTGAACCACGCGCTGCTGCGCCAGGACCTCGCCAACGAGGTGGAGAAGAACCGGCACGTGCAGCGGGCCATCCTGTTCTCGAACCGCCGCGGCTGGCACCTCAACTTCGCCCGCCTGGGCGAGCGCGTGCCGCTGTTCAACCTGGCCGACTTCGAGAGCTATCTCGCCCGGCTGGCCGCCTATCCCGAGTACAACCGCAGGGCCATCGAGACCACGCGCAGCCTGGTGAAGGCCGGCGCCACCCACCCCTGCGCCGCCATGGTCGGCTTCGAGCGCGGCATCGCCGTGCACATCGTGGACGATCCCGCCAGGTCCGACCTCTACGCCCCGTTCCTGAAACCCCGCCCGGCCAGCATCACCGAGGCGCAGTGGGCGGCCCTGTCCGAGCGGGCGCGCGGCCTGATCGCGACCGCGATCGTCCCCGCCTACCGCGAGCTCCACGACTTCTACCGCTCCGAGTACGCGCCGAAGTGCCGCCAGACCTTCGGCGACGCCGGGATGCCCGGCGGGCGCGAATGGTACGCCTACCGGGTCCGGCTGATGACCACGACCGACCGGACGCCCGAGGAGATCCACCAGCTCGGCCTCTCGGAAGTGGCCCGCATCCGCGCCGAGATGGACGCCGTCGTAAAGCGCTCGGGCTTTGCGGGCGACCGCGCCGCCTATGTCGAGCACCTGCGCACCGATCCGCGCTATTACCCGAAGACGCCCGAGGAGCTGATGGCGGTCGCCTCGGTGCTGGCCAAGCGCATCGACGGCGAGATGCCCAAGCTGTTCGGCCGCCTGCCCCGCCTCCCCTACACGGTGAAGGAGGTGCCGGCCGCCACCGCGCCAGGCACCACTACGGCCTACTACACCCGCGGTTCGCTGACGGGCGCCGTCCCGGGCATCTACTGGGTCAACACCTCCAAGCTGGACCAGCGGCCGCTGTTCGAGATGCCGGCGCTCACCGTCCACGAGGCGGTCCCCGGCCACCACCAGCAGCTCTCGATCCAGGGCGAGCTCGACCTGCCCGAGTTCCGCAAGCACGCGGTCAACTTCACCGTCTTCACCGAGGGCTGGGGCCTCTATTCCGAGCGCCTGGGCATCGACATGGGGCTCTACGACACGCCCGAGAAGGACTTCGGCCGCCTCTCGTACGAGATGTGGCGCGCCGCCCGCCTGGTGGTCGACACCGGCCTGCACGCCAAGGGCTGGACCCGCGACCAGGCGGTGCAGTTCATGCTCGAGAACACCGCCCTCTCGCGCGGCAACATCGAGGCCGAGGTGAACCGCTACATGGTCGATAGCGGCCAGGCGCTGGCCTACAAGCACGGCGAGCTCAAGATCCGCGAGCTGCGCGAGCGCGCCGAGCGCGAGCTGGGCGCCGACTTCGACCTGCGGGCCTTCCACGACGCGGTGCTGGAGAACGGCGAAGTCCCCCTCGACGTGCTGGACCGGCACGTCACCGCCTGGATCGCCGCGCGGAAGCGTTAG
- a CDS encoding LytTR family DNA-binding domain-containing protein, translated as MGADPMMTGTGWWARGAAVALAVGAALAFLGPFGTFTDLAPAERWAYWLVLTVLMWAQTATAFQALRLSRAVRRWPLLLQAATASALGAVPTTFEVAYAEGLLRVGGVLTPRSLAETYGYVAVVALGLFVPLVVVRGPRPSPPAEPPVLPPELRRPVLALSAEDHYLRVHGPAGDTLIHHRFSDAVRALGDSGVQVHRSWWVARDAVRRVERIGERTVLVLDRGLRVPVSRTYALAARQTGLLGD; from the coding sequence GTGGGGGCGGATCCGATGATGACCGGGACCGGCTGGTGGGCGCGGGGCGCGGCTGTCGCCCTGGCCGTGGGCGCGGCGCTCGCCTTCCTGGGCCCCTTCGGCACCTTCACCGACCTGGCGCCGGCGGAACGCTGGGCCTATTGGCTCGTGCTCACGGTGCTGATGTGGGCGCAGACCGCCACCGCCTTCCAGGCGCTGCGGCTCTCGCGGGCCGTCCGCCGCTGGCCGCTTCTTCTCCAGGCGGCGACGGCTTCGGCGCTGGGCGCGGTCCCGACCACCTTCGAGGTCGCCTACGCCGAGGGCCTGCTGAGGGTCGGCGGCGTGCTGACGCCCCGTTCCCTGGCCGAGACCTACGGCTATGTCGCCGTGGTGGCGTTGGGGCTGTTCGTTCCGCTCGTCGTCGTCCGCGGCCCGCGCCCATCGCCGCCCGCCGAACCTCCCGTCCTGCCGCCGGAGCTGCGGCGCCCCGTCCTCGCCCTGTCCGCCGAGGACCACTACCTGCGCGTCCACGGGCCCGCCGGCGACACGCTGATCCATCACCGCTTCTCGGACGCGGTCCGCGCACTGGGAGATTCGGGCGTCCAGGTGCACCGCTCGTGGTGGGTCGCAAGGGACGCCGTGCGCCGGGTGGAGCGCATCGGGGAGCGCACGGTGCTGGTGCTCGACCGCGGCCTGCGCGTTCCGGTCAGCCGCACCTACGCCCTCGCCGCCCGGCAGACCGGCCTGCTCGGCGACTGA
- a CDS encoding S9 family peptidase, which produces MKLLIAALAAAVLAAPAAHAEQLPPPVPAKRVFESPDLNGPRARGVKLSPDGRSVTYIKVRADDLTVTDLWIADVAGGEPRMLIDGKRLAPEARELSEAEKARRERAGVATRGVVDYEWDSQGRLILAPVEGDLYIYDLGSGQVRRLTRTPGDEIDAKVSPKGSFVSYVRDDDLYVTPAAGGAERALTQGGTELKSWGTAEFIAQEEMDRHTGYWWSPDEARIAVAHVDQTGVDIVERPEVGATGAKVVAQRYPRVGRPNAVVTLYVQDVATGARTKVDLGDDPDIYLARVDWSKDGRTLYVQRQSRDQRRLDLIAVDPATGKGRVILSETSPHWVDITDDFKPLSDGTFLWSSEKSGFRHLYLHRADGRLIRQVTKGAWPVAELRGVDEARGVAIFTANRDLPIERRLYEVSYRAPAEPRALTPAGGWWSAEVARAGGAFVGTFEAPQTPPQTALYRADGTRVRWIEENRLAEGHPFHPYAARLRTPEYGTIKAADGSPLWWSLRTPPGFDPAKKHPVIVQVYGGPGSARVTRGWQNPEDQILLDAGYILFKLDNRGTPNRSTAFKTAIDRKLGQLEVDDQIAGAQFLKTLPYVDPERIGVTGWSYGGYMTLLLLTAPDSPFKAGVAGAPVTDWTLYDTHYTERFMGTPKDNPEGYERSEVVRRLDRLPAGSLLLIHGMADDNVTFDHATRVMFDLQARGVPFETMVYPGLRHRGGWTPMNRLHRAMQTLEFFDRKLR; this is translated from the coding sequence ATGAAGCTCCTGATCGCCGCCCTCGCGGCCGCCGTGCTCGCCGCGCCCGCGGCGCACGCCGAACAGCTCCCGCCCCCCGTTCCGGCCAAGCGGGTCTTCGAAAGCCCCGACCTGAACGGCCCCCGCGCCCGCGGCGTGAAGCTCTCGCCGGACGGGCGGTCGGTGACCTACATCAAGGTCCGCGCCGACGACCTCACGGTCACCGACCTGTGGATCGCCGACGTGGCCGGCGGCGAGCCGCGGATGCTGATCGACGGCAAGCGGCTGGCGCCCGAGGCGCGCGAGCTGTCCGAGGCCGAAAAGGCGCGGCGCGAGCGGGCCGGCGTCGCGACCCGCGGGGTGGTGGACTACGAGTGGGACAGCCAGGGCCGGCTGATCCTGGCCCCCGTCGAGGGCGACCTCTACATCTATGACCTCGGTTCGGGCCAGGTCCGCCGTCTGACCCGCACGCCGGGCGACGAGATCGACGCCAAGGTCTCGCCGAAGGGCTCCTTCGTCTCCTACGTCCGCGACGACGATCTCTATGTCACGCCCGCGGCCGGCGGCGCCGAGCGCGCCCTGACCCAGGGCGGCACGGAGCTGAAGAGCTGGGGGACCGCCGAGTTCATCGCGCAGGAGGAGATGGACCGCCACACCGGCTACTGGTGGAGCCCGGACGAGGCGCGCATCGCCGTCGCCCACGTCGACCAGACGGGCGTCGACATCGTGGAGCGGCCCGAGGTGGGCGCGACGGGCGCCAAGGTCGTGGCCCAACGCTATCCGCGGGTCGGCCGGCCGAACGCGGTCGTCACGCTCTATGTCCAGGACGTCGCCACCGGCGCGCGCACGAAGGTCGACCTGGGCGACGATCCGGACATCTACCTCGCCCGCGTGGACTGGTCGAAGGACGGGCGCACGCTCTACGTCCAGCGCCAGAGCCGCGACCAGCGCCGGTTGGACCTGATCGCCGTCGACCCCGCCACCGGCAAGGGCCGCGTGATCCTTTCCGAGACCAGCCCGCACTGGGTCGACATCACCGACGACTTCAAGCCGCTGTCCGACGGGACCTTCCTGTGGTCATCCGAGAAATCGGGCTTCCGCCATCTCTACCTGCACCGCGCCGACGGCCGGTTGATCCGGCAGGTGACGAAGGGCGCCTGGCCCGTGGCCGAGCTCCGGGGGGTGGACGAGGCCCGCGGCGTGGCGATCTTCACCGCCAACCGGGACCTGCCCATCGAGCGCCGCCTGTATGAGGTCTCGTACCGCGCGCCCGCCGAGCCCCGGGCGCTGACGCCCGCCGGCGGCTGGTGGAGTGCCGAGGTGGCCCGGGCCGGCGGCGCCTTCGTCGGCACGTTCGAAGCCCCGCAGACCCCGCCCCAGACCGCGCTCTACCGCGCCGACGGGACTCGCGTGCGCTGGATCGAGGAGAACCGTCTGGCCGAGGGCCACCCTTTCCACCCCTACGCAGCGCGGCTGCGCACGCCCGAGTACGGGACCATCAAGGCCGCCGACGGCAGCCCCCTGTGGTGGTCGCTGCGCACGCCGCCGGGATTCGACCCGGCGAAGAAGCATCCCGTGATCGTGCAGGTCTACGGCGGCCCCGGCAGCGCGCGGGTCACTCGCGGCTGGCAGAACCCCGAGGACCAGATCCTGCTGGACGCCGGCTACATCCTCTTCAAGCTGGACAACCGCGGCACGCCCAACCGGTCCACGGCCTTCAAGACCGCCATCGACCGCAAGCTCGGCCAGCTCGAGGTCGACGACCAGATCGCGGGGGCGCAGTTCCTGAAGACCCTGCCCTATGTCGATCCCGAGCGGATCGGCGTCACCGGCTGGTCCTACGGCGGCTACATGACCCTGCTGCTGCTCACCGCGCCGGACAGCCCGTTCAAGGCCGGCGTCGCGGGCGCCCCGGTCACCGACTGGACGCTCTACGACACCCACTACACAGAACGGTTCATGGGCACGCCCAAGGACAACCCCGAGGGCTACGAGAGGTCCGAGGTCGTCCGGCGGCTGGACCGCCTGCCGGCCGGCTCGCTGCTGCTGATCCACGGCATGGCCGACGACAACGTGACCTTCGACCACGCCACGCGGGTGATGTTCGACCTGCAGGCCCGGGGCGTCCCCTTCGAGACCATGGTCTATCCCGGCCTGCGCCATCGCGGCGGCTGGACGCCCATGAACCGCCTGCACCGGGCCATGCAGACCCTGGAGTTCTTCGACCGCAAGCTCCGGTAG
- a CDS encoding SgcJ/EcaC family oxidoreductase — translation MKPLPVLAALAAVALTAQAHAAPPSHADAVALRLLSVDADRAWNAADADAMAAHYAPDASLLVGAAGGRTSRGRDEIRAYFARAFGTRAGVMRHVSELKGMEALSPDLVLNDLEVRVEERQADGTWKLVRRFDNLSLAVRAEGGWKLRAVRAYPAD, via the coding sequence ATGAAACCCCTGCCCGTCCTCGCGGCGCTCGCCGCTGTTGCCCTCACCGCCCAGGCCCACGCCGCGCCCCCCTCCCACGCCGACGCCGTGGCGCTCCGCCTGCTGAGCGTCGACGCCGATCGGGCCTGGAACGCTGCCGACGCAGACGCCATGGCGGCGCACTACGCCCCTGACGCCAGCCTGCTGGTGGGCGCCGCGGGAGGGCGGACCAGCCGTGGACGGGACGAGATCCGCGCCTACTTCGCCCGGGCCTTCGGAACGCGGGCGGGCGTGATGCGCCATGTGAGCGAATTGAAGGGAATGGAGGCCCTTTCGCCGGACCTGGTCCTGAACGACCTCGAGGTGCGCGTCGAGGAGCGGCAGGCCGACGGGACCTGGAAGCTGGTCCGCCGCTTCGACAACCTCTCGCTCGCGGTGCGCGCGGAGGGCGGCTGGAAGCTGAGGGCGGTGCGCGCCTATCCCGCGGACTGA
- a CDS encoding SRPBCC family protein, translating to MDARAELGVRRLDPGPDPGMPLRDDELLIVRHFDAPLPLVFRMWEDAVHRANWWAPRGCRCIHFSHEFREGGRWRAGFVSDQYGENWHEGVYRQIDRDRRIVFTFVWDEGPAKGVETTVTVTFAEAHGGTIQTFHQTPFTDVERRDSHIAGWSGLLDRQQAYVEAKIADQTQAGDAS from the coding sequence ATGGACGCAAGAGCTGAGCTGGGCGTGCGGCGCCTCGATCCCGGCCCCGATCCCGGCATGCCGCTGCGGGACGACGAGCTGCTGATCGTCCGGCACTTCGATGCGCCGCTGCCGCTGGTGTTCCGCATGTGGGAGGACGCCGTCCACCGCGCCAACTGGTGGGCGCCGCGGGGCTGCCGCTGCATCCACTTCAGCCACGAGTTCCGCGAAGGCGGCCGGTGGCGGGCGGGCTTCGTGTCCGACCAGTACGGCGAGAACTGGCACGAGGGCGTCTATCGCCAGATCGACCGCGACAGGCGCATCGTCTTCACCTTCGTCTGGGACGAGGGGCCGGCCAAGGGCGTCGAGACGACGGTGACCGTGACCTTCGCCGAGGCGCACGGCGGCACGATCCAGACCTTCCACCAGACCCCGTTCACCGACGTCGAGCGGCGCGACAGCCACATCGCCGGCTGGAGCGGACTGCTGGACCGGCAACAGGCCTATGTCGAAGCCAAGATCGCCGACCAGACTCAAGCAGGAGACGCCTCATGA
- a CDS encoding cation:proton antiporter domain-containing protein — protein MPHDDSLILTLVAGFVLAFVLGMLALRFKLSPIVGYLLAGVVVGPFTPGWTADTALAAQLAEVGVILLMFGVGLHFSLQDLMRVRKVALPGAVVQIAAATALGWGVGRLIGLGDAEAALMGFSLSVASTVVLLRALEERKAVKGEAGQIAVGWLIVEDLVMVLALVLIPLIASAAGTFDGGQIAMKLGGTILSVTVFVAFMLLVGGRVLPWVLVRIAHTRSRELFTLGVLAISLGIAYLAYAVFGASFALGAFIAGVVLNGTPLGHNAAERALPLRDAFAVLFFVSVGMLFDPWVLLEQPVAVAAVVAIIVAGKSAAALVITSVFKLEKRASLLIAASLAQIGEFSFILAGVGLGLQVLSRETHDLVLAGALISIVLNPFVFRLADKLAPPPPPPPEAPAAA, from the coding sequence ATGCCGCACGACGACAGCCTGATCCTCACGCTCGTGGCGGGCTTCGTGCTCGCATTCGTCCTTGGGATGCTGGCGCTGCGGTTCAAGCTGTCTCCGATCGTCGGATACCTCCTGGCCGGCGTGGTCGTCGGCCCCTTCACCCCCGGCTGGACCGCCGACACCGCGCTGGCGGCGCAGCTCGCCGAGGTGGGCGTGATCCTGCTGATGTTCGGGGTCGGCCTGCACTTCTCGCTCCAGGACCTGATGCGCGTGCGCAAGGTGGCCCTGCCCGGCGCGGTGGTGCAGATCGCGGCGGCCACGGCGCTCGGCTGGGGCGTGGGCCGGTTGATCGGCCTGGGCGACGCCGAGGCCGCGCTGATGGGCTTCTCGCTGTCGGTCGCCTCGACGGTGGTGCTGCTGCGCGCGCTGGAGGAGCGCAAGGCCGTAAAGGGCGAGGCCGGCCAGATCGCGGTCGGCTGGCTGATCGTCGAGGATCTGGTGATGGTCCTGGCCCTGGTGCTGATCCCGCTGATCGCCAGCGCCGCCGGGACGTTCGACGGGGGCCAGATCGCCATGAAGCTGGGCGGCACGATCCTGAGCGTCACGGTGTTCGTGGCGTTCATGCTGCTGGTCGGCGGACGGGTGCTGCCCTGGGTGCTGGTGCGGATCGCCCACACCCGCTCGCGCGAGCTGTTCACCCTGGGCGTGCTCGCGATCTCGCTGGGGATCGCCTACCTGGCCTACGCCGTCTTCGGCGCCTCGTTCGCCCTGGGCGCGTTCATCGCCGGCGTGGTGCTGAACGGCACGCCCCTAGGCCACAACGCCGCCGAGCGGGCGCTGCCGCTGCGCGACGCCTTCGCCGTGCTGTTCTTCGTCTCGGTGGGGATGCTGTTCGACCCGTGGGTGCTGTTGGAGCAGCCCGTCGCCGTCGCCGCGGTCGTGGCGATCATCGTGGCCGGCAAGTCGGCCGCCGCCCTGGTCATCACCAGCGTCTTCAAGCTGGAGAAGCGGGCCAGCCTGCTGATCGCCGCCAGCCTCGCCCAGATCGGCGAGTTCTCGTTCATCCTGGCCGGCGTGGGCCTGGGCCTGCAGGTGCTGAGCCGCGAGACCCACGACCTGGTGCTGGCCGGGGCGCTGATCTCGATCGTGCTGAACCCGTTCGTCTTCAGGCTGGCGGACAAGCTCGCGCCGCCGCCGCCGCCCCCGCCGGAAGCGCCGGCCGCGGCCTAG
- a CDS encoding class I SAM-dependent methyltransferase, which translates to MARKILLSALSALLVGAAGAALAQSASAPASGPAPAHLTAALADPVRPAADVSRDAVRKPAELLAFAEVKPGQKVADFIMGGGYFTRILSAAVGPKGHVYAYQPDEFIKFQASYGENQTKVVGDYKNVTASRESLGALDLPDGLDLVFTVQNYHDLHLTPFPKEWAGQVNAEIYKSLKPGGLYVIVDHAATAGSGLEPAMKVHRIDPAIVRQEVEAAGFKFEGETQLLRNPEDPLTASVFDPSIRGRTDQFAMKFRKPK; encoded by the coding sequence ATGGCCCGCAAGATCCTGCTTTCCGCATTGTCCGCCCTGCTGGTCGGCGCCGCCGGCGCGGCCCTGGCCCAATCCGCGTCCGCGCCCGCGTCCGGGCCCGCGCCCGCGCACCTGACCGCCGCCCTGGCCGACCCGGTCCGCCCGGCGGCCGACGTCAGCCGCGACGCGGTGCGCAAGCCCGCCGAGCTGCTGGCCTTCGCCGAGGTGAAGCCCGGACAGAAGGTGGCCGACTTCATCATGGGCGGCGGCTACTTCACCCGTATCCTCTCGGCGGCGGTTGGGCCGAAGGGCCACGTCTACGCCTACCAGCCGGACGAGTTCATCAAGTTCCAGGCGAGCTACGGCGAGAACCAGACCAAGGTGGTGGGCGACTACAAGAACGTCACCGCCAGCCGCGAGAGCCTGGGCGCGCTGGACCTGCCCGACGGGCTGGACCTGGTGTTCACTGTCCAGAACTACCACGACCTGCACCTGACCCCGTTCCCCAAGGAATGGGCCGGCCAGGTGAACGCCGAGATCTATAAGTCGCTGAAGCCCGGCGGCCTCTACGTGATTGTCGACCACGCCGCGACCGCCGGCTCGGGCCTCGAGCCGGCGATGAAGGTCCACCGGATCGATCCCGCCATCGTGCGCCAGGAGGTCGAGGCGGCGGGCTTCAAGTTCGAGGGCGAGACCCAGCTCCTGCGCAACCCCGAGGATCCGCTGACGGCCTCGGTGTTCGATCCCTCGATCCGCGGCCGCACCGACCAGTTCGCGATGAAGTTCCGCAAGCCGAAGTAG